In Quercus lobata isolate SW786 chromosome 12, ValleyOak3.0 Primary Assembly, whole genome shotgun sequence, a genomic segment contains:
- the LOC115971657 gene encoding heparan-alpha-glucosaminide N-acetyltransferase-like isoform X2, translating into MILVDDAGGAFPSINHSPWFGVTLADFVMPFFLFGVGVSIALVFKRISNKSIATKKVVLRTIKLFILGLVLQGGYFHGRNDLTYGVDVDKIRWLGVLQRISIGYLLASMAEIWLVNNDIVDSATAFVKKYYIQWMFAILLCSVYMCLLYGLYVPNWEYEDLSMNLTGYASSTQIVHCEVRGSLEPPCNVVGLIDRVILGEHHLYQHPVYRRTKECSINSPDYGPLPQNAPGWCLAPFDPEGILSSLMAAITCFVGLQFGHILVHFKDQMQRVLLWSMLSFPLLIAGYVLELLGVPFCKPLYTLSYMCITAGASGLFLTIIFYIVDIKHFRKPTMLLEWMGMNALIVYALAACDLFPAAVQGFYWHSPENNLVDGTESLLRAMIHSEKWGTLVFVMLEILLWSIVAGFLHMKGIYLKL; encoded by the exons ATGATTTTAGTAGACGATGCTGGAGGGGCATTTCCGTCCATTAATCACTCGCCCTGGTTCGGCGTCACACTCGCAGATTTTGTGATGCCATTTTTTCTCTTTGGTGTTGGTGTCTCTATTGCTCTAGTATTCAAG AGAATTTCTAACAAATCAATTGCTACAAAGAAAGTCGTGCTAAGGACAATCAAGCTGTTTATCTTAGGGTTGGTTTTGCAAG GTGGGTATTTTCATGGGCGTAACGATTTAACATATGGAGTTGATGTGGACAAGATACGTTGGCTAGGTGTATTACAG AGGATATCAATTGGATATCTGCTGGCTTCAATGGCGGAGATCTGGCTTGTTAACAATGATATTGTTGATTCAGCAACAGCTTTTGTGAAGAAATACTACATTCAGTG GATGTTCGCTATCTTACTGTGCTCAGTATACATGTGCTTACTATATGGCCTTTACGTTCCGAATTGGGAATATGAAGATTTAAGCATGAATTTGACTGGTTATGCATCTAGTACTCAAATT GTTCATTGTGAAGTGAGGGGCAGTCTTGAGCCTCCTTGTAATGTGGTTGGCTTGATTGATCGAGTTATTCTTGGTGAACATCATCTTTATCAACATCCCGTGTACAGAAGAACAAAG GAATGCAGTATTAATTCTCCTGACTACGGACCTCTGCCACAAAATGCACCTGGGTGGTGCCTTGCACCATTTGATCCAGAGGGCATCTTAAG TTCATTGATGGCTGCTATCACATGTTTTGTGGGATTGCAATTTGGGCACATACTAGTGCATTTTAAG gACCAAATGCAGAGGGTCCTTTTATGGTCCATGTTATCATTCCCTCTATTAATTGCAGGATATGTTTTGGAGTTGCTAG GTGTTCCTTTCTGCAAGCCACTGTATACATTGAGCTATATGTGCATCACGGCAGGAGCATCAGGCTTGTTCCTAACCATTATCTTTTACATA GTTGATATCAAACATTTCAGAAAGCCCACAATGTTACTAGAATGGATGGGGATGAACGCTCTCATTGTTTATGCTTTGGCTGCTTGTGATCTCTTCCCAGCAGCTGTGCAGGGTTTCTATTGGCATTCACCTGAAAATAACTTG GTTGATGGCACGGAATCGTTATTGCGGGCCATGATTCATTCAGAAAAGTGGGGTACCCTGGTGTTTGTAATGCTTGAAATTTTGCTTTGGAGTATTGTTGCTGGTTTCCTCCACATGAAAGGCATAtatttaaaactataa
- the LOC115971657 gene encoding heparan-alpha-glucosaminide N-acetyltransferase-like isoform X1, with the protein MSSVIDVAEEEEQRTPLLHNHNAAASTDDIVPSSSSSPSNGPDSSPPAAPAPNQRLHSLDVFRGLTVALMILVDDAGGAFPSINHSPWFGVTLADFVMPFFLFGVGVSIALVFKRISNKSIATKKVVLRTIKLFILGLVLQGGYFHGRNDLTYGVDVDKIRWLGVLQRISIGYLLASMAEIWLVNNDIVDSATAFVKKYYIQWMFAILLCSVYMCLLYGLYVPNWEYEDLSMNLTGYASSTQIVHCEVRGSLEPPCNVVGLIDRVILGEHHLYQHPVYRRTKECSINSPDYGPLPQNAPGWCLAPFDPEGILSSLMAAITCFVGLQFGHILVHFKDQMQRVLLWSMLSFPLLIAGYVLELLGVPFCKPLYTLSYMCITAGASGLFLTIIFYIVDIKHFRKPTMLLEWMGMNALIVYALAACDLFPAAVQGFYWHSPENNLVDGTESLLRAMIHSEKWGTLVFVMLEILLWSIVAGFLHMKGIYLKL; encoded by the exons atgtcttCGGTGATCGACGTGGCGGAAGAAGAAGAGCAACGCACACCTCTTCTCCACAACCACAACGCAGCAGCATCCACTGATGACATCgtcccctcctcctcctcctccccaTCCAACGGCCCAGATTCTTCCCCTCCCGCCGCTCCCGCTCCCAATCAACGGCTCCACTCTCTCGATGTCTTCCGCGGCCTCACCGTCGCT TTGATGATTTTAGTAGACGATGCTGGAGGGGCATTTCCGTCCATTAATCACTCGCCCTGGTTCGGCGTCACACTCGCAGATTTTGTGATGCCATTTTTTCTCTTTGGTGTTGGTGTCTCTATTGCTCTAGTATTCAAG AGAATTTCTAACAAATCAATTGCTACAAAGAAAGTCGTGCTAAGGACAATCAAGCTGTTTATCTTAGGGTTGGTTTTGCAAG GTGGGTATTTTCATGGGCGTAACGATTTAACATATGGAGTTGATGTGGACAAGATACGTTGGCTAGGTGTATTACAG AGGATATCAATTGGATATCTGCTGGCTTCAATGGCGGAGATCTGGCTTGTTAACAATGATATTGTTGATTCAGCAACAGCTTTTGTGAAGAAATACTACATTCAGTG GATGTTCGCTATCTTACTGTGCTCAGTATACATGTGCTTACTATATGGCCTTTACGTTCCGAATTGGGAATATGAAGATTTAAGCATGAATTTGACTGGTTATGCATCTAGTACTCAAATT GTTCATTGTGAAGTGAGGGGCAGTCTTGAGCCTCCTTGTAATGTGGTTGGCTTGATTGATCGAGTTATTCTTGGTGAACATCATCTTTATCAACATCCCGTGTACAGAAGAACAAAG GAATGCAGTATTAATTCTCCTGACTACGGACCTCTGCCACAAAATGCACCTGGGTGGTGCCTTGCACCATTTGATCCAGAGGGCATCTTAAG TTCATTGATGGCTGCTATCACATGTTTTGTGGGATTGCAATTTGGGCACATACTAGTGCATTTTAAG gACCAAATGCAGAGGGTCCTTTTATGGTCCATGTTATCATTCCCTCTATTAATTGCAGGATATGTTTTGGAGTTGCTAG GTGTTCCTTTCTGCAAGCCACTGTATACATTGAGCTATATGTGCATCACGGCAGGAGCATCAGGCTTGTTCCTAACCATTATCTTTTACATA GTTGATATCAAACATTTCAGAAAGCCCACAATGTTACTAGAATGGATGGGGATGAACGCTCTCATTGTTTATGCTTTGGCTGCTTGTGATCTCTTCCCAGCAGCTGTGCAGGGTTTCTATTGGCATTCACCTGAAAATAACTTG GTTGATGGCACGGAATCGTTATTGCGGGCCATGATTCATTCAGAAAAGTGGGGTACCCTGGTGTTTGTAATGCTTGAAATTTTGCTTTGGAGTATTGTTGCTGGTTTCCTCCACATGAAAGGCATAtatttaaaactataa
- the LOC115971719 gene encoding importin subunit alpha-2-like, which yields MSLRPNARTEVRRNRYKVAVDAEEGRRRREDNMVEIRKNRREESLQKKRREGLVAPQMPSTPTSEKKLESLPAMVGGVCSDDMNLQLEATTQFRKLLSIERSPPINEVVQSGVVPRFVEFLARDEFPQLQFEAAWALTNIASGTSENTRVVIDHGAIPIFVKLLGSPADDVREQAVWALGNVAGDSPKCRDLVLSHGALLPLLAQFNEHAKLSMLRNATWTLSNFCRGKPPPPFEQTKPAIPALERLIQSNDEEVLTDACWALSYLSDGTNDKIQAVIDAGVCPRLVELLLHPSPTVLIPALRTVGNIVTGDDMQTQCMINHQALPCLLNLLSHNHKKSIKKEACWTISNITAGNVNQIQAVIEAGIIPPLVQLLQIAEFEIKKEAAWAISNATSGGTHDQIKYLVSQGCIKPLCDLLICPDPRIVTVCLEGLENILKVGEAEKNMGKTDVNLNAQLIDDAEGIDKIENLQSHDNNEIYEKAVKILETYWVEDDDEPLPPGDAPQSSFNFGGNEVPVPSGGFNFS from the exons ATGTCTCTGAGACCGAACGCCAGGACCGAGGTGCGGCGTAACCGCTACAAGGTGGCGGTGGACGCCGAGGAAGGCCGCCGTCGTAGGGAGGACAACATGGTCGAGATCCGTAAGAACCGTCGTGAAGAGAGCTTGCAGAAGAAGCGTCGTGAAGGCCTTGTTGCTCCTCAAATGCCTTCGACTCCAACTTCTGAAAAGAAG TTAGAAAGTCTACCTGCCATGGTTGGTGGCGTTTGTTCCGATGACATGAACTTGCAGCTTGAGGCAACCACTCAGTTCCGAAAGCTGCTTTCGATTG AGCGCAGTCCTCCGATTAATGAAGTTGTACAATCCGGTGTTGTTCCTCGCTTTGTTGAGTTCCTTGCGAGGGATGAGTTCCCGCAACTTCAG TTTGAGGCAGCTTGGGCCCTAACAAATATTGCTTCTGGGACATCGGAAAACACCAGGGTTGTAATTGATCATGGAGCCATCCCGATATTTGTCAAACTTCTAGGCTCTCCAGCTGATGATGTTCGCGAACAG GCTGTTTGGGCATTAGGAAATGTTGCTGGTGATTCACCTAAATGCCGTGATCTTGTCCTTAGTCATGGGGCCTTATTGCCGTTGCTGGCACAGTTTAATGAACATGCAAAACTTTCTATGTTGAGAAATGCGACATGGACATTATCAAACTTCTGTAGGGGCAAGCCACCACCTCCATTTGAGCAG ACAAAGCCTGCAATCCCAGCTCTTGAGCGTCTTATACAGTCAAATGATGAGGAAGTCCTCACTGATGCATGCTGGGCACTATCATATCTTTCAGATGGTACCAATGATAAAATCCAAGCTGTCATTGATGCGGGTGTTTGTCCCAGACTTGTTGAACTTCTACT GCATCCATCTCCAACGGTCCTCATTCCTGCCCTTCGCACAGTTGGAAATATTGTCACAGGGGATGATATGCAAACTCAG TGTATGATAAATCATCAAGCTCTTCCTTGCCTCCTGAACCTGTTGTCACATAATCATAAGAAGAGCATCAAGAAGGAAGCTTGCTGGACCATTTCAAACATCACAGCTGGAAATGTAAATCAGATACAG GCTGTAATTGAGGCTGGTATCATTCCACCCCTTGTCCAACTACTTCAAATTGCAGAGTTTGAGATCAAGAAAGAAGCTGCTTGGGCAATTTCAAATGCTACTTCTGGTGGCACCCATGATCAaatcaa GTACTTGGTAAGCCAGGGGTGTATCAAGCCATTGTGTGATCTCCTAATTTGTCCAGACCCAAGAATTGTCACAGTTTGCTTGGAAGGGCTTGAGAACATTCTAAAGGTTGGGGAAGCTGAGAAAAATATGGGCAAGACAGATGTAAACTTGAATGCCCAATTGATTGATGATGCTGAGGGGATAGATAAGATTGAAAATCTTCAGAGTCATGACAACAATGAGATATATGAAAAGGCAGTGAAGATTTTAGAGACATATTGggttgaggatgatgatgagcCATTGCCCCCAGGTGATGCTCCTCAATCTAGCTTCAATTTTGGAGGAAATGAAGTTCCTGTTCCTTCTGGTGGATTTAACTTCAGTTGA
- the LOC115972356 gene encoding kynurenine--oxoglutarate transaminase 1-like, with translation MEEKLSSVAKTFTPSPIQELSHLAQRCNAINLAEGFPDFPAPSHIKNAAVSAINSDFNQYRHVQEICDHLAKIVKNMHGLDVNPLTDIAICCGQTEAFAAAVFAIIDRGDEVVLFDPSYETYEGCIAMAGGVPVFVALDPPHWTLDPNKLMKSITGRTKAIVLNSPQNPTGKVFSKDELEIIAGICRTRDCLAITDEVYEHITFDNEKHISLASFPGMQERTIITSSLSKTFSVTGWRVGWAIAPAFIASAIRNIHVKITDSAPAPFQEAALTALRSPPEYFESLRREYEAKRDYIVKLLAGVGFKIQFKPQGSFFLFAEIPENCPLSDLEYVKELIQQAGVVAVPGRGFFHTNLSLKKSSEVDHSYQKRYIRFAFCKSNATLAAAAQKLLHSKGLELHSIHKRDA, from the exons ATGGAAGAGAAACTATCCTCTGTGGCAAAGACCTTTACCCCATCACCCATTCAAGAACTTTCTCATCTTGCTCAACGATGCAACGCTATCAACCTCGCTGAAGGCTTCCCAGACTTCCCTGCACCTTCTCATATAAAAAACGCAGCTGTTTCTGCCATTAATTCAGACTTCAACCAGTACAG GCATGTGCAAGAAATATGTGACCACTTGGCAAAGATAGTGAAGAACATGCATGGTTTGGATGTCAACCCACTTACTGATATAGCTATTTGCTGTGGCCAAACCGAGGCATTTGCAGCAGCAGTGTTTGCAA TCATAGACCGAGGTGATGAAGTTGTACTTTTTGACCCTTCATATGAAACATACGAAGGATGTATTGCCATGGCAGGGGGAGTCCCA GTATTTGTGGCACTTGATCCTCCTCATTGGACCTTGGATCCAAACAAACTCATGAAGTCTATTACTGGGAGAACAAAAGCTATTGTATTGAACAG TCCTCAGAATCCTACCGGCAAAGTTTTCTCTAAAGATGAACTAGAGATTATTGCTGGAATATGCCGCACAAGGGATTGCCTAGCTATAACAGATGAA GTATATGAACATATAACATTTGACAATGAGAAACACATATCCCTTGCCTCATTTCCAGGAATGCAAGAGCGAACTATAATCACATCTTCCTTGTCTAAAACTTTTAGTGTTACAG GTTGGAGGGTTGGATGGGCAATTGCTCCAGCTTTCATCGCCTCTGCAATCAGAAACATTCATGTTAAAATCACAGATTCTGCTCCAGCGCCTTTCCAGGAAGCTGCCTTGACTGCTTTGAGAAGCCCCCCAGAATACTTTGAATCATTGAGAAGA GAATATGAAGCAAAAAGAGATTACATTGTCAAGTTGCTTGCTGGGGTTGGTTTTAAGATTCAGTTTAAGCCTCAGGGTtcgttttttttatttgcagaGATTCCTGAAAATTGCCCCCTTTCTGAT TTAGAATATGTTAAAGAACTGATACAGCAGGCGGGAGTAGTGGCTGTTCCAGGCCGTGGattttttcatacaaatttATCCTTGAAGAAATCTTCTGAGGTAGATCATAGCTATCAGAAAAGATACATCAGGTTTGCTTTCTGTAAGAGTAATGCTACTTTGGCTGCAGCCGCACAAAAGCTTTTGCATTCCAAAGGTCTCGAGCTTCATTCTATTCATAAAAGGGATGCTTGA